A window from Falco naumanni isolate bFalNau1 chromosome 3, bFalNau1.pat, whole genome shotgun sequence encodes these proteins:
- the KCNAB2 gene encoding voltage-gated potassium channel subunit beta-2 isoform X1, translating to MLSMTYSESLRSVASRHPPEWGLPPAPRPADGLELRRLRDVRVAARAKTLEEFLRMHGLSLADSTARTTGMKYRNLGKSGLRVSCLGLGTWVTFGGQITDEMAEQLMTLAYDNGINLFDTAEVYAAGKAEVVLGNIIKKKGWRRSSLVITTKIFWGGKAETERGLSRKHIIEGLKASLERLQLEYVDVVFANRPDPNTPMEGVPFSSSKSRTFIVEETVRAMTHVINQGMAMYWGTSRWSSMEIMEAYSVARQFNLIPPICEQAEYHMFQREKVEVQLPELFHKIGVGAMTWSPLACGIVSGKYDGGIPPYSRASLKGYQWLKDKILSEEGRRQQAKLKELQAIAERLGCTLPQLAIAWCLRNEGVSSVLLGASNADQLMENIGAIQVLPKLSSSIIHEIDSILGNKPYSKKDYRS from the exons ATGCTCTCCATGACGTACAGCGAGAGCCTGCGCAGCGTGGCCAGCCGGCACCCTCCCGAGTGGGGGCTGCCACCGGCCCCCCGGCCGGCGGATGGGCTggagctgcggcggctgcgggATGTGCGGGTGGCAGCACGGGCAAAGACGCTGGAGGAGTTCCTGCGGATGCACGGGCTCTCCCTGGCCGACAGCACCGCCCGCACCACTGGCATGAAGTACAG GAACCTCGGGAAGTCTGGGCTGCGCGTGTCCTGCCTGGGCCTGG GGACGTGGGTGACTTTTGGAGGGCAAATCACAGATGAG ATGGCGGAGCAGCTGATGACTTTAGCCTACGACAACGGCATTAATCTCTTTGACACAGCAGAAGTCTACGCTGCCGGCAA GGCTGAAGTGGTGCTGGGGAACATCATCAAGAAGAAAGGGTGGAG ACGGTCCAGCCTGGTCATCACCACCAAAATCTTCTGGGGAGGAAA ggCTGAGACAGAGAGGGGCTTGTCCAGAAAACACATCATAGAAG GTCTGAAGGCATCGCTGGAGCGGCTGCAGCTGGAGTACGTGGACGTGGTGTTTGCCAACCGGCCTGACCCCAACACGCCGATGGAAG GGGTCCCATTTAGTTCCTCCAAGTCCAGGACTTTCATCGTAGAAG AGACGGTGCGAGCCATGACCCACGTCATCAACCAGGGGATGGCCATGTACTGGGGAACCTCGCGCTGGAGCTCCATGGAGATCATG GAGGCATACTCGGTGGCCCGGCAGTTCAACCTCATCCCACCGATCTGCGAGCAGGCCGAGTACCACATGTTCCAGCGGGAGAAGGTAGAGGTGCAGCTCCCTGAGCTCTTCCACAAGATAG GTGTTGGAGCCATGACCTGGTCCCCACTGGCTTGCGGCATTGTCTCAGGGAAGTACGACGGGGGGATCCCCCCCTACTCACGCGCCTCACTGAAG ggaTACCAGTGGCTGAAGGACAAGATCCTGAGTGAGGAGGGCCGGCGGCAGCAGGCAAAGCTGAAGGAGCTGCAGGCCATCGCCGAGCGCCTGGGCTGCACCCTGCCCCAGCTCGCCATCG cctggtgccTGCGCAACGAGGGCGTCAGCTCTGTCTTGCTGGGTGCTTCCAACGCCGACCAGCTGATGGAGAACATTGGAGCAATACAG GTCCTTCCGAAGCTGTCGTCTTCCATCATCCACGAGATCGATAGCATCCTGGGCAACAAACCCTACAGCAAAAAGGACTACAGATCCTAA
- the KCNAB2 gene encoding voltage-gated potassium channel subunit beta-2 isoform X8 — MYPESTTDSPARLSLRQTGSPGMIYRNLGKSGLRVSCLGLGTWVTFGGQITDEMAEQLMTLAYDNGINLFDTAEVYAAGKAEVVLGNIIKKKGWRRSSLVITTKIFWGGKAETERGLSRKHIIEGLKASLERLQLEYVDVVFANRPDPNTPMEETVRAMTHVINQGMAMYWGTSRWSSMEIMEAYSVARQFNLIPPICEQAEYHMFQREKVEVQLPELFHKIGVGAMTWSPLACGIVSGKYDGGIPPYSRASLKGYQWLKDKILSEEGRRQQAKLKELQAIAERLGCTLPQLAIAWCLRNEGVSSVLLGASNADQLMENIGAIQVLPKLSSSIIHEIDSILGNKPYSKKDYRS; from the exons ATGTATCCCGAATCCACCACTGACTCCCCGGCGCGACTCTCGCTGAGGCAGacaggctccccagggatgATTTACAG GAACCTCGGGAAGTCTGGGCTGCGCGTGTCCTGCCTGGGCCTGG GGACGTGGGTGACTTTTGGAGGGCAAATCACAGATGAG ATGGCGGAGCAGCTGATGACTTTAGCCTACGACAACGGCATTAATCTCTTTGACACAGCAGAAGTCTACGCTGCCGGCAA GGCTGAAGTGGTGCTGGGGAACATCATCAAGAAGAAAGGGTGGAG ACGGTCCAGCCTGGTCATCACCACCAAAATCTTCTGGGGAGGAAA ggCTGAGACAGAGAGGGGCTTGTCCAGAAAACACATCATAGAAG GTCTGAAGGCATCGCTGGAGCGGCTGCAGCTGGAGTACGTGGACGTGGTGTTTGCCAACCGGCCTGACCCCAACACGCCGATGGAAG AGACGGTGCGAGCCATGACCCACGTCATCAACCAGGGGATGGCCATGTACTGGGGAACCTCGCGCTGGAGCTCCATGGAGATCATG GAGGCATACTCGGTGGCCCGGCAGTTCAACCTCATCCCACCGATCTGCGAGCAGGCCGAGTACCACATGTTCCAGCGGGAGAAGGTAGAGGTGCAGCTCCCTGAGCTCTTCCACAAGATAG GTGTTGGAGCCATGACCTGGTCCCCACTGGCTTGCGGCATTGTCTCAGGGAAGTACGACGGGGGGATCCCCCCCTACTCACGCGCCTCACTGAAG ggaTACCAGTGGCTGAAGGACAAGATCCTGAGTGAGGAGGGCCGGCGGCAGCAGGCAAAGCTGAAGGAGCTGCAGGCCATCGCCGAGCGCCTGGGCTGCACCCTGCCCCAGCTCGCCATCG cctggtgccTGCGCAACGAGGGCGTCAGCTCTGTCTTGCTGGGTGCTTCCAACGCCGACCAGCTGATGGAGAACATTGGAGCAATACAG GTCCTTCCGAAGCTGTCGTCTTCCATCATCCACGAGATCGATAGCATCCTGGGCAACAAACCCTACAGCAAAAAGGACTACAGATCCTAA
- the KCNAB2 gene encoding voltage-gated potassium channel subunit beta-2 isoform X7: protein MYPESTTDSPARLSLRQTGSPGMIYSARYGSPKRQLQFYRNLGKSGLRVSCLGLGTWVTFGGQITDEMAEQLMTLAYDNGINLFDTAEVYAAGKAEVVLGNIIKKKGWRRSSLVITTKIFWGGKAETERGLSRKHIIEGLKASLERLQLEYVDVVFANRPDPNTPMEETVRAMTHVINQGMAMYWGTSRWSSMEIMEAYSVARQFNLIPPICEQAEYHMFQREKVEVQLPELFHKIGVGAMTWSPLACGIVSGKYDGGIPPYSRASLKGYQWLKDKILSEEGRRQQAKLKELQAIAERLGCTLPQLAIAWCLRNEGVSSVLLGASNADQLMENIGAIQVLPKLSSSIIHEIDSILGNKPYSKKDYRS, encoded by the exons ATGTATCCCGAATCCACCACTGACTCCCCGGCGCGACTCTCGCTGAGGCAGacaggctccccagggatgATTTACAG CGCGAGGTATGGGAGCCCCAAGCGCCAGCTCCAGTTCTACAG GAACCTCGGGAAGTCTGGGCTGCGCGTGTCCTGCCTGGGCCTGG GGACGTGGGTGACTTTTGGAGGGCAAATCACAGATGAG ATGGCGGAGCAGCTGATGACTTTAGCCTACGACAACGGCATTAATCTCTTTGACACAGCAGAAGTCTACGCTGCCGGCAA GGCTGAAGTGGTGCTGGGGAACATCATCAAGAAGAAAGGGTGGAG ACGGTCCAGCCTGGTCATCACCACCAAAATCTTCTGGGGAGGAAA ggCTGAGACAGAGAGGGGCTTGTCCAGAAAACACATCATAGAAG GTCTGAAGGCATCGCTGGAGCGGCTGCAGCTGGAGTACGTGGACGTGGTGTTTGCCAACCGGCCTGACCCCAACACGCCGATGGAAG AGACGGTGCGAGCCATGACCCACGTCATCAACCAGGGGATGGCCATGTACTGGGGAACCTCGCGCTGGAGCTCCATGGAGATCATG GAGGCATACTCGGTGGCCCGGCAGTTCAACCTCATCCCACCGATCTGCGAGCAGGCCGAGTACCACATGTTCCAGCGGGAGAAGGTAGAGGTGCAGCTCCCTGAGCTCTTCCACAAGATAG GTGTTGGAGCCATGACCTGGTCCCCACTGGCTTGCGGCATTGTCTCAGGGAAGTACGACGGGGGGATCCCCCCCTACTCACGCGCCTCACTGAAG ggaTACCAGTGGCTGAAGGACAAGATCCTGAGTGAGGAGGGCCGGCGGCAGCAGGCAAAGCTGAAGGAGCTGCAGGCCATCGCCGAGCGCCTGGGCTGCACCCTGCCCCAGCTCGCCATCG cctggtgccTGCGCAACGAGGGCGTCAGCTCTGTCTTGCTGGGTGCTTCCAACGCCGACCAGCTGATGGAGAACATTGGAGCAATACAG GTCCTTCCGAAGCTGTCGTCTTCCATCATCCACGAGATCGATAGCATCCTGGGCAACAAACCCTACAGCAAAAAGGACTACAGATCCTAA
- the KCNAB2 gene encoding voltage-gated potassium channel subunit beta-2 isoform X5, with amino-acid sequence MYPESTTDSPARLSLRQTGSPGMIYSARYGSPKRQLQFYRNLGKSGLRVSCLGLGTWVTFGGQITDEMAEQLMTLAYDNGINLFDTAEVYAAGKAEVVLGNIIKKKGWRRSSLVITTKIFWGGKAETERGLSRKHIIEGLKASLERLQLEYVDVVFANRPDPNTPMEGVPFSSSKSRTFIVEETVRAMTHVINQGMAMYWGTSRWSSMEIMEAYSVARQFNLIPPICEQAEYHMFQREKVEVQLPELFHKIGVGAMTWSPLACGIVSGKYDGGIPPYSRASLKGYQWLKDKILSEEGRRQQAKLKELQAIAERLGCTLPQLAIAWCLRNEGVSSVLLGASNADQLMENIGAIQVLPKLSSSIIHEIDSILGNKPYSKKDYRS; translated from the exons ATGTATCCCGAATCCACCACTGACTCCCCGGCGCGACTCTCGCTGAGGCAGacaggctccccagggatgATTTACAG CGCGAGGTATGGGAGCCCCAAGCGCCAGCTCCAGTTCTACAG GAACCTCGGGAAGTCTGGGCTGCGCGTGTCCTGCCTGGGCCTGG GGACGTGGGTGACTTTTGGAGGGCAAATCACAGATGAG ATGGCGGAGCAGCTGATGACTTTAGCCTACGACAACGGCATTAATCTCTTTGACACAGCAGAAGTCTACGCTGCCGGCAA GGCTGAAGTGGTGCTGGGGAACATCATCAAGAAGAAAGGGTGGAG ACGGTCCAGCCTGGTCATCACCACCAAAATCTTCTGGGGAGGAAA ggCTGAGACAGAGAGGGGCTTGTCCAGAAAACACATCATAGAAG GTCTGAAGGCATCGCTGGAGCGGCTGCAGCTGGAGTACGTGGACGTGGTGTTTGCCAACCGGCCTGACCCCAACACGCCGATGGAAG GGGTCCCATTTAGTTCCTCCAAGTCCAGGACTTTCATCGTAGAAG AGACGGTGCGAGCCATGACCCACGTCATCAACCAGGGGATGGCCATGTACTGGGGAACCTCGCGCTGGAGCTCCATGGAGATCATG GAGGCATACTCGGTGGCCCGGCAGTTCAACCTCATCCCACCGATCTGCGAGCAGGCCGAGTACCACATGTTCCAGCGGGAGAAGGTAGAGGTGCAGCTCCCTGAGCTCTTCCACAAGATAG GTGTTGGAGCCATGACCTGGTCCCCACTGGCTTGCGGCATTGTCTCAGGGAAGTACGACGGGGGGATCCCCCCCTACTCACGCGCCTCACTGAAG ggaTACCAGTGGCTGAAGGACAAGATCCTGAGTGAGGAGGGCCGGCGGCAGCAGGCAAAGCTGAAGGAGCTGCAGGCCATCGCCGAGCGCCTGGGCTGCACCCTGCCCCAGCTCGCCATCG cctggtgccTGCGCAACGAGGGCGTCAGCTCTGTCTTGCTGGGTGCTTCCAACGCCGACCAGCTGATGGAGAACATTGGAGCAATACAG GTCCTTCCGAAGCTGTCGTCTTCCATCATCCACGAGATCGATAGCATCCTGGGCAACAAACCCTACAGCAAAAAGGACTACAGATCCTAA
- the KCNAB2 gene encoding voltage-gated potassium channel subunit beta-2 isoform X3: MLSMTYSESLRSVASRHPPEWGLPPAPRPADGLELRRLRDVRVAARAKTLEEFLRMHGLSLADSTARTTGMKYRNLGKSGLRVSCLGLGTWVTFGGQITDEMAEQLMTLAYDNGINLFDTAEVYAAGKAEVVLGNIIKKKGWRRSSLVITTKIFWGGKAETERGLSRKHIIEGLKASLERLQLEYVDVVFANRPDPNTPMEETVRAMTHVINQGMAMYWGTSRWSSMEIMEAYSVARQFNLIPPICEQAEYHMFQREKVEVQLPELFHKIGVGAMTWSPLACGIVSGKYDGGIPPYSRASLKGYQWLKDKILSEEGRRQQAKLKELQAIAERLGCTLPQLAIAWCLRNEGVSSVLLGASNADQLMENIGAIQVLPKLSSSIIHEIDSILGNKPYSKKDYRS, from the exons ATGCTCTCCATGACGTACAGCGAGAGCCTGCGCAGCGTGGCCAGCCGGCACCCTCCCGAGTGGGGGCTGCCACCGGCCCCCCGGCCGGCGGATGGGCTggagctgcggcggctgcgggATGTGCGGGTGGCAGCACGGGCAAAGACGCTGGAGGAGTTCCTGCGGATGCACGGGCTCTCCCTGGCCGACAGCACCGCCCGCACCACTGGCATGAAGTACAG GAACCTCGGGAAGTCTGGGCTGCGCGTGTCCTGCCTGGGCCTGG GGACGTGGGTGACTTTTGGAGGGCAAATCACAGATGAG ATGGCGGAGCAGCTGATGACTTTAGCCTACGACAACGGCATTAATCTCTTTGACACAGCAGAAGTCTACGCTGCCGGCAA GGCTGAAGTGGTGCTGGGGAACATCATCAAGAAGAAAGGGTGGAG ACGGTCCAGCCTGGTCATCACCACCAAAATCTTCTGGGGAGGAAA ggCTGAGACAGAGAGGGGCTTGTCCAGAAAACACATCATAGAAG GTCTGAAGGCATCGCTGGAGCGGCTGCAGCTGGAGTACGTGGACGTGGTGTTTGCCAACCGGCCTGACCCCAACACGCCGATGGAAG AGACGGTGCGAGCCATGACCCACGTCATCAACCAGGGGATGGCCATGTACTGGGGAACCTCGCGCTGGAGCTCCATGGAGATCATG GAGGCATACTCGGTGGCCCGGCAGTTCAACCTCATCCCACCGATCTGCGAGCAGGCCGAGTACCACATGTTCCAGCGGGAGAAGGTAGAGGTGCAGCTCCCTGAGCTCTTCCACAAGATAG GTGTTGGAGCCATGACCTGGTCCCCACTGGCTTGCGGCATTGTCTCAGGGAAGTACGACGGGGGGATCCCCCCCTACTCACGCGCCTCACTGAAG ggaTACCAGTGGCTGAAGGACAAGATCCTGAGTGAGGAGGGCCGGCGGCAGCAGGCAAAGCTGAAGGAGCTGCAGGCCATCGCCGAGCGCCTGGGCTGCACCCTGCCCCAGCTCGCCATCG cctggtgccTGCGCAACGAGGGCGTCAGCTCTGTCTTGCTGGGTGCTTCCAACGCCGACCAGCTGATGGAGAACATTGGAGCAATACAG GTCCTTCCGAAGCTGTCGTCTTCCATCATCCACGAGATCGATAGCATCCTGGGCAACAAACCCTACAGCAAAAAGGACTACAGATCCTAA
- the KCNAB2 gene encoding voltage-gated potassium channel subunit beta-2 isoform X2, which produces MQVSFVCSEHSIKSRSAEDRLNRQNAGSPSLGTRGKFRAVAMVARSLGQLSVQNAPSSSESSVKQPGMKYRNLGKSGLRVSCLGLGTWVTFGGQITDEMAEQLMTLAYDNGINLFDTAEVYAAGKAEVVLGNIIKKKGWRRSSLVITTKIFWGGKAETERGLSRKHIIEGLKASLERLQLEYVDVVFANRPDPNTPMEGVPFSSSKSRTFIVEETVRAMTHVINQGMAMYWGTSRWSSMEIMEAYSVARQFNLIPPICEQAEYHMFQREKVEVQLPELFHKIGVGAMTWSPLACGIVSGKYDGGIPPYSRASLKGYQWLKDKILSEEGRRQQAKLKELQAIAERLGCTLPQLAIAWCLRNEGVSSVLLGASNADQLMENIGAIQVLPKLSSSIIHEIDSILGNKPYSKKDYRS; this is translated from the exons ATGCAGGTCTCCTTTGTGTGCTCCGAGCACAGCATCAAGAGCCGGAGCGCGGAGGATCGGCTAAACCGGCAGAATGCTGGCAGCCCCAGTCTCGGCACCCGTGGCAAGTTCCGAGCAGTGGCCATGGTGGCCCgcagcctggggcagctctCGGTGCAGAACGCCCCCTCCTCCAGCGAGTCCAGCGTCAAGCAGCCGGGGATGAAATACCG GAACCTCGGGAAGTCTGGGCTGCGCGTGTCCTGCCTGGGCCTGG GGACGTGGGTGACTTTTGGAGGGCAAATCACAGATGAG ATGGCGGAGCAGCTGATGACTTTAGCCTACGACAACGGCATTAATCTCTTTGACACAGCAGAAGTCTACGCTGCCGGCAA GGCTGAAGTGGTGCTGGGGAACATCATCAAGAAGAAAGGGTGGAG ACGGTCCAGCCTGGTCATCACCACCAAAATCTTCTGGGGAGGAAA ggCTGAGACAGAGAGGGGCTTGTCCAGAAAACACATCATAGAAG GTCTGAAGGCATCGCTGGAGCGGCTGCAGCTGGAGTACGTGGACGTGGTGTTTGCCAACCGGCCTGACCCCAACACGCCGATGGAAG GGGTCCCATTTAGTTCCTCCAAGTCCAGGACTTTCATCGTAGAAG AGACGGTGCGAGCCATGACCCACGTCATCAACCAGGGGATGGCCATGTACTGGGGAACCTCGCGCTGGAGCTCCATGGAGATCATG GAGGCATACTCGGTGGCCCGGCAGTTCAACCTCATCCCACCGATCTGCGAGCAGGCCGAGTACCACATGTTCCAGCGGGAGAAGGTAGAGGTGCAGCTCCCTGAGCTCTTCCACAAGATAG GTGTTGGAGCCATGACCTGGTCCCCACTGGCTTGCGGCATTGTCTCAGGGAAGTACGACGGGGGGATCCCCCCCTACTCACGCGCCTCACTGAAG ggaTACCAGTGGCTGAAGGACAAGATCCTGAGTGAGGAGGGCCGGCGGCAGCAGGCAAAGCTGAAGGAGCTGCAGGCCATCGCCGAGCGCCTGGGCTGCACCCTGCCCCAGCTCGCCATCG cctggtgccTGCGCAACGAGGGCGTCAGCTCTGTCTTGCTGGGTGCTTCCAACGCCGACCAGCTGATGGAGAACATTGGAGCAATACAG GTCCTTCCGAAGCTGTCGTCTTCCATCATCCACGAGATCGATAGCATCCTGGGCAACAAACCCTACAGCAAAAAGGACTACAGATCCTAA
- the KCNAB2 gene encoding voltage-gated potassium channel subunit beta-2 isoform X4: MQVSFVCSEHSIKSRSAEDRLNRQNAGSPSLGTRGKFRAVAMVARSLGQLSVQNAPSSSESSVKQPGMKYRNLGKSGLRVSCLGLGTWVTFGGQITDEMAEQLMTLAYDNGINLFDTAEVYAAGKAEVVLGNIIKKKGWRRSSLVITTKIFWGGKAETERGLSRKHIIEGLKASLERLQLEYVDVVFANRPDPNTPMEETVRAMTHVINQGMAMYWGTSRWSSMEIMEAYSVARQFNLIPPICEQAEYHMFQREKVEVQLPELFHKIGVGAMTWSPLACGIVSGKYDGGIPPYSRASLKGYQWLKDKILSEEGRRQQAKLKELQAIAERLGCTLPQLAIAWCLRNEGVSSVLLGASNADQLMENIGAIQVLPKLSSSIIHEIDSILGNKPYSKKDYRS, from the exons ATGCAGGTCTCCTTTGTGTGCTCCGAGCACAGCATCAAGAGCCGGAGCGCGGAGGATCGGCTAAACCGGCAGAATGCTGGCAGCCCCAGTCTCGGCACCCGTGGCAAGTTCCGAGCAGTGGCCATGGTGGCCCgcagcctggggcagctctCGGTGCAGAACGCCCCCTCCTCCAGCGAGTCCAGCGTCAAGCAGCCGGGGATGAAATACCG GAACCTCGGGAAGTCTGGGCTGCGCGTGTCCTGCCTGGGCCTGG GGACGTGGGTGACTTTTGGAGGGCAAATCACAGATGAG ATGGCGGAGCAGCTGATGACTTTAGCCTACGACAACGGCATTAATCTCTTTGACACAGCAGAAGTCTACGCTGCCGGCAA GGCTGAAGTGGTGCTGGGGAACATCATCAAGAAGAAAGGGTGGAG ACGGTCCAGCCTGGTCATCACCACCAAAATCTTCTGGGGAGGAAA ggCTGAGACAGAGAGGGGCTTGTCCAGAAAACACATCATAGAAG GTCTGAAGGCATCGCTGGAGCGGCTGCAGCTGGAGTACGTGGACGTGGTGTTTGCCAACCGGCCTGACCCCAACACGCCGATGGAAG AGACGGTGCGAGCCATGACCCACGTCATCAACCAGGGGATGGCCATGTACTGGGGAACCTCGCGCTGGAGCTCCATGGAGATCATG GAGGCATACTCGGTGGCCCGGCAGTTCAACCTCATCCCACCGATCTGCGAGCAGGCCGAGTACCACATGTTCCAGCGGGAGAAGGTAGAGGTGCAGCTCCCTGAGCTCTTCCACAAGATAG GTGTTGGAGCCATGACCTGGTCCCCACTGGCTTGCGGCATTGTCTCAGGGAAGTACGACGGGGGGATCCCCCCCTACTCACGCGCCTCACTGAAG ggaTACCAGTGGCTGAAGGACAAGATCCTGAGTGAGGAGGGCCGGCGGCAGCAGGCAAAGCTGAAGGAGCTGCAGGCCATCGCCGAGCGCCTGGGCTGCACCCTGCCCCAGCTCGCCATCG cctggtgccTGCGCAACGAGGGCGTCAGCTCTGTCTTGCTGGGTGCTTCCAACGCCGACCAGCTGATGGAGAACATTGGAGCAATACAG GTCCTTCCGAAGCTGTCGTCTTCCATCATCCACGAGATCGATAGCATCCTGGGCAACAAACCCTACAGCAAAAAGGACTACAGATCCTAA
- the KCNAB2 gene encoding voltage-gated potassium channel subunit beta-2 isoform X6, translated as MYPESTTDSPARLSLRQTGSPGMIYRNLGKSGLRVSCLGLGTWVTFGGQITDEMAEQLMTLAYDNGINLFDTAEVYAAGKAEVVLGNIIKKKGWRRSSLVITTKIFWGGKAETERGLSRKHIIEGLKASLERLQLEYVDVVFANRPDPNTPMEGVPFSSSKSRTFIVEETVRAMTHVINQGMAMYWGTSRWSSMEIMEAYSVARQFNLIPPICEQAEYHMFQREKVEVQLPELFHKIGVGAMTWSPLACGIVSGKYDGGIPPYSRASLKGYQWLKDKILSEEGRRQQAKLKELQAIAERLGCTLPQLAIAWCLRNEGVSSVLLGASNADQLMENIGAIQVLPKLSSSIIHEIDSILGNKPYSKKDYRS; from the exons ATGTATCCCGAATCCACCACTGACTCCCCGGCGCGACTCTCGCTGAGGCAGacaggctccccagggatgATTTACAG GAACCTCGGGAAGTCTGGGCTGCGCGTGTCCTGCCTGGGCCTGG GGACGTGGGTGACTTTTGGAGGGCAAATCACAGATGAG ATGGCGGAGCAGCTGATGACTTTAGCCTACGACAACGGCATTAATCTCTTTGACACAGCAGAAGTCTACGCTGCCGGCAA GGCTGAAGTGGTGCTGGGGAACATCATCAAGAAGAAAGGGTGGAG ACGGTCCAGCCTGGTCATCACCACCAAAATCTTCTGGGGAGGAAA ggCTGAGACAGAGAGGGGCTTGTCCAGAAAACACATCATAGAAG GTCTGAAGGCATCGCTGGAGCGGCTGCAGCTGGAGTACGTGGACGTGGTGTTTGCCAACCGGCCTGACCCCAACACGCCGATGGAAG GGGTCCCATTTAGTTCCTCCAAGTCCAGGACTTTCATCGTAGAAG AGACGGTGCGAGCCATGACCCACGTCATCAACCAGGGGATGGCCATGTACTGGGGAACCTCGCGCTGGAGCTCCATGGAGATCATG GAGGCATACTCGGTGGCCCGGCAGTTCAACCTCATCCCACCGATCTGCGAGCAGGCCGAGTACCACATGTTCCAGCGGGAGAAGGTAGAGGTGCAGCTCCCTGAGCTCTTCCACAAGATAG GTGTTGGAGCCATGACCTGGTCCCCACTGGCTTGCGGCATTGTCTCAGGGAAGTACGACGGGGGGATCCCCCCCTACTCACGCGCCTCACTGAAG ggaTACCAGTGGCTGAAGGACAAGATCCTGAGTGAGGAGGGCCGGCGGCAGCAGGCAAAGCTGAAGGAGCTGCAGGCCATCGCCGAGCGCCTGGGCTGCACCCTGCCCCAGCTCGCCATCG cctggtgccTGCGCAACGAGGGCGTCAGCTCTGTCTTGCTGGGTGCTTCCAACGCCGACCAGCTGATGGAGAACATTGGAGCAATACAG GTCCTTCCGAAGCTGTCGTCTTCCATCATCCACGAGATCGATAGCATCCTGGGCAACAAACCCTACAGCAAAAAGGACTACAGATCCTAA